From one Diorhabda carinulata isolate Delta chromosome 12, icDioCari1.1, whole genome shotgun sequence genomic stretch:
- the LOC130900052 gene encoding 40S ribosomal protein S16, whose product MQGTQQKQKREPIHSVQVFGRKKSATAVAYCKRGRGVLRVNGRPLSQVEPKMLQDKLQEPILLLGKDKFSAVDIRVRVNGGGHVSQIYAIRQAISKALVAYYQKYVDEASKKELKDILIQYDRTLLVADPRRCEPKKFGGPGARARYQKSYR is encoded by the exons ATGCAAGGCACACAGCaaaag CAAAAGAGAGAACCTATTCATTCTGTCCAAGTTTTTGGCAGAAAG aaATCAGCTACCGCCGTAGCTTATTGTAAAAGAGGTAGGGGAGTTTTGAGGGTAAATGGAAGACCTCTTAGTCAAGTCGAGCCGAAAATGCTCCAAGATAAACTCCAAGAACCAATTCTGTTACTTGGAAAG gATAAATTTTCTGCTGTAGACATCAGAGTGAGAGTAAATGGTGGTGGACACGTTTCGCAAATATATGCGATTAGACAAGCAATTTCAAAAGCCCTAGTTGcttattatcaaaaat ACGTCGACGAAGCTTCGAAGAAGGAACTGAAGGATATTCTTATCCAATACGATCGTACCTTGTTGGTAGCCGATCCTCGACGTTGCGAACCTAAAAAGTTCGGTGGTCCGGGAGCACGTGCTCGCTACCAAAAA